In the Nocardioides marmotae genome, GGAACGGCCCGTCGGGCTCCGGCAGGAGGTGGACGATCCCGTTCGGGAACGTCGCCACCCGCTCCAGCACGACGTCGAACGGCGCGAGGGCCGCCGCGACCTCGCCGACGACCGCCAGGTCGGCCGGTCCCGGGTCGGCCAGCCACGGCCCGAGCGCGGTCACGTGGGCGTGCACGAACGCCGGGTCCGCCGAGACCCAGGCCGGGTCGTAGTGCGCGTGCCGACCCCGCACGAACGCCTCGAGCGGCGGGACCGGCACCTGCAGCACGCTGTGCCCCGGCCACGTCACGCGCCGGAGTCAACCACCCCCGGGTCGACGGCCGGCCGGGCGGCCGGGTCGGCGGCCGGGTTGGCCAGCGTGCCGGCGTACATCAGCGACTCCGACTGGTCGGTGAGGTCGACCATCTGCAGGGTGTTGCGCAGCTGGAGCCGGTTCAGGCAGCTGTGGCGGAACTCCGCACGCAGCAGGTCGTACGCCGCGTGCCGCTCGGCCAGCTCGGGGTGGTCGGCGCGGTGGCGCTCCAGGCAGCCGCGCACCTCCGCCCAGAACACCGTCTCGTCCAGCACCCCGTCGAGGTGCAGGATCGCCGCGACGTGCCGCAGCACCCCGTCGAAGACGTCGGTGTGCAGCGCGAGCGCCCGCACGTCCGGCGGCACGTCGGCGCGGACCCGCTCGACCTCCGGCGGCAGCGGCTGGTCGTCCATGACCGCGACCTCCTCGCCGACGTCCTTCATCAGCACCCGGTCCACGGCGTGGTCGCGGAGCACGAGCACGAGGTTCTCCCCGTGCGGCATGAACGCCAGCTCGTGGGCGACCAGGCAGTGCGCGACCGGTCGGACGTAGGCGTCGAGCCAGCGCCGCACCCACTCCCGGGCCGGCAGCCCCGACCGCTCCACCAGCGCGGAGACGAAGGCCCGCCCGTCGCCGTCGCGGTGCAGCAGCGCGGCCATCGTCGCGAGCCGCTCGCCCTCGCGCAGCCGGGGCAGCGGGCTCTCGCGCCACAGCGCGGCGATCATCTTCTGGTAGGGCGACCGCACCCCGGCCCGGTCCGCGAGCCGGTGGTAGGCATCCCCGGTGTAGCCGATCGCCGCCCGCTCCCGCAGCACCGAGAAACCGCACGCGCGCAGCTCCTCGTCGCCGTCGACGAGCCCCGCGACCCAGTCGTTGATCGCGGGCGTCGGACCCATGTACGCCGGGGAGAGCCCGCGCAGGAAGCCCATGTTCTGCACCGCGAGCGCGGTCTTCACGTAGTGCCGCTCGGGGCGGCTGGTGTTGAAGAACGTCCGGATCGACTGCTGGGCGCGATAGGTGTCCGGGCCCTCGCCGAGCGGCACCAGATCGCGCCGCGCGACGTCCGGGGCGAAGGTCACCGCCACCTTCGCGCGCCACTGCCACGGGTGCAGCGGCAGGTAGAGGTAGTCGTCGGGGTCGAGCCCCAGGTCGCGCAGCCGCTTCTCGAACCCCACGCGGGTCGCCTCGTCGAGCTCGGCCTCCCACAGCGCCTCCTCGGTGAGGTCGGCCGACAGCGAGAGGCGGGTGTGCTCGCGCCGGGCGGCCACCCAGAC is a window encoding:
- a CDS encoding 2'-5' RNA ligase family protein, which encodes MTWPGHSVLQVPVPPLEAFVRGRHAHYDPAWVSADPAFVHAHVTALGPWLADPGPADLAVVGEVAAALAPFDVVLERVATFPNGIVHLLPEPDGPFRELTTRLAEAFPQCPPYAGEFAPVPHLTLDLASAEVTEASIRELLGDLVPATCRATSLDLAWYEADGCRLLHRWPLGG
- a CDS encoding GNAT family N-acetyltransferase; this encodes MSTPAVTLEPVDLDRDIGLLHRWVTHPRSAFWLMQGASVQDVAAEYAAIAEDPHHHAWLGRVDGEPAFLAETYDPARSAHSPIRDLPDLRPGDLGMHVLVAPPAGDPVPGFTRRVFGAVLDHCFADPGVRRVVVEPDARNDAIRAMNTAFGFRELRTVSLTTPVAKEAVLSVLDRPTPSASGQPTDLPAELAAAHLTAAHLTPEHLARAQRHLVTKALSELSHERLLAPTAVGDPAEGGFELTSPDGRARYTFRAQLLALEHWAVEPASIERTLDGVPAPLDVQDLVVELAPLLGIPDGLLPTYLEELAATLASAAWKLEHSTRSVEELLDLEGTEGYQAVEAAMTEGHPGFLANNGRIGFGVDDHAAYSPEAGAPVRLVWVAARREHTRLSLSADLTEEALWEAELDEATRVGFEKRLRDLGLDPDDYLYLPLHPWQWRAKVAVTFAPDVARRDLVPLGEGPDTYRAQQSIRTFFNTSRPERHYVKTALAVQNMGFLRGLSPAYMGPTPAINDWVAGLVDGDEELRACGFSVLRERAAIGYTGDAYHRLADRAGVRSPYQKMIAALWRESPLPRLREGERLATMAALLHRDGDGRAFVSALVERSGLPAREWVRRWLDAYVRPVAHCLVAHELAFMPHGENLVLVLRDHAVDRVLMKDVGEEVAVMDDQPLPPEVERVRADVPPDVRALALHTDVFDGVLRHVAAILHLDGVLDETVFWAEVRGCLERHRADHPELAERHAAYDLLRAEFRHSCLNRLQLRNTLQMVDLTDQSESLMYAGTLANPAADPAARPAVDPGVVDSGA